One Solanum lycopersicum chromosome 4, SLM_r2.1 DNA window includes the following coding sequences:
- the LOC101261227 gene encoding serine carboxypeptidase-like 13 isoform X1, with product MNINNSATMEKLLKLPVLLLLLLLQQQAVSHSTVEYLPGLPGRLPFPLETGYIGVGKDEELQLFYYFLESESEPTTDPLLIWLPGGPGCSAVTAIVNGIGPLRFVEQVYDESMPSFVLNPHAWTKIASVIFLDQPINTGFSYVTNEAAYKQTDVQAFDYVYEFIRKWLNDHPKYISNPFYMSGNSYAGKMIPVVAQLISNGNTAGKEAFVNLQGYLMGSPGTFRPQEDNYQVLFSYGMGLISDELYKSLEKNCGGEYTNIDPNNKGCANDFLIFKQLLKNINVEHILEPFCTYDYLQGPYQMSGERRLLDDKLISLQCQDKCASDWRKHMKYWANDPKVQEALHIQKGSIGSWVQCNKISSVGSPPNYTLTIDNVISYHANLSVKGYRSLIYSGDHDYSVPFQSTQKWIKSLNYSIVDDWRPWNVNNQVAGYTRSYSNKMTFATVKGSGHTACRYKPEECFVMFKRWINHDPL from the exons ATGAATATCAATAATTCAGCAACAATGGAAAAGTTGTTGAAACTACCAGTTTTgttgcttcttcttctccttcaacAACAAGCTGTTTCGCATTCTACTGTTGAGTATCTTCCCGGTTTGCCAGGACGCCTCCCGTTCCCTCTAGAGACCGG GTATATTGGAGTTGGTAAAGATGAGGAGTTGCAACTTTTCTACTATTTTCTGGAATCAGAATCCGAACCAACTACCGATCCTCTTTTGATTTGGCTACCTGGTGGGCCCGGTTGCTCGGCTGTGACTGCCATTGTTAATGGGATAG gACCACTCCGTTTTGTGGAACAAGTCTACGATGAGAGTATGCCCTCGTTCGTACTAAACCCACACGCATGGACCAAG ATAGCAAGTGTAATATTTTTGGATCAACCAATAAACACTGGATTTTCATATGTAACAAATGAAGCTGCATATAAACAAACTGATGTACAAGCATTTGACTATGTCTATGAATTTATAAGAAAG tGGCTAAATGATCATCCAAAATACATTTCAAATCCATTTTACATGTCTGGAAACTCATATGCTGGCAAGATGATACCAGTTGTAGCCCAATTGATATCAAATG GAAATACAGCAGGCAAAGAGGCATTTGTTAATCTTCAG ggGTATTTAATGGGCAGTCCTGGAACATTTCGTCCTCAAGAAGACAATTATCAAGTACTTTTTAGCTATGGCATGGGACTTATATCTGATGAACTTTATAAG TCATTAGAGAAGAATTGTGGAggagaatatacaaatatagatCCCAACAATAAAGGATGTGCAAAtgactttttaattttcaagCAG TTActgaaaaatattaatgtggAACACATATTAGAGCCCTTTTGTACATATGATTATCTTCAAGGCCCATATCAAATGTCTGGTGAAAGAAGATTACTTGATGATAAACTCATCTCATTGCAATGTCAAGACAAGTGTGCT TCTGATTGGCGCAAGCATATGAAGTATTGGGCTAATGACCCGAAAGTTCAAGAAGCCCTTCACATACAAAAG GGAAGCATAGGAAGCTGGGTACAATGTAACAAAATTTCAAGTGTAGGCTCTCCTCCCAACTACACTCTCACGATAGATAATGTTATATCATATCATGCAAATTTAAGCGTTAAAGGTTATCGATCACTTATATACAG TGGCGATCATGATTATTCGGTACCTTTTCAATCCACACAAAAATGGATAAAATCTCTAAACTATTCTATTGTTGATGATTGGCGTCCATGGAACGTAAATAATCAAGTTGCTGG TTATACGAGATCTTACTCCAACAAAATGACTTTTGCAACCGTGAAG ggatcAGGACACACAGCTTGTAGATACAAGCCTGAAGAATGTTTTGTTATGTTCAAAAGATGGATAAATCATGATCCTCTATAA
- the LOC101261227 gene encoding serine carboxypeptidase-like 13 isoform X2 produces MNINNSATMEKLLKLPVLLLLLLLQQQAVSHSTVEYLPGLPGRLPFPLETGYIGVGKDEELQLFYYFLESESEPTTDPLLIWLPGGPGCSAVTAIVNGIGPLRFVEQVYDESMPSFVLNPHAWTKIASVIFLDQPINTGFSYVTNEAAYKQTDVQAFDYVYEFIRKWLNDHPKYISNPFYMSGNSYAGKMIPVVAQLISNGNTAGKEAFVNLQGYLMGSPGTFRPQEDNYQVLFSYGMGLISDELYKSLEKNCGGEYTNIDPNNKGCANDFLIFKQLLKNINVEHILEPFCTYDYLQGPYQMSGERRLLDDKLISLQCQDKCASDWRKHMKYWANDPKVQEALHIQKGSIGSWVQCNKISSVGSPPNYTLTIDNVISYHANLSVKGYRSLIYSYTRSYSNKMTFATVKGSGHTACRYKPEECFVMFKRWINHDPL; encoded by the exons ATGAATATCAATAATTCAGCAACAATGGAAAAGTTGTTGAAACTACCAGTTTTgttgcttcttcttctccttcaacAACAAGCTGTTTCGCATTCTACTGTTGAGTATCTTCCCGGTTTGCCAGGACGCCTCCCGTTCCCTCTAGAGACCGG GTATATTGGAGTTGGTAAAGATGAGGAGTTGCAACTTTTCTACTATTTTCTGGAATCAGAATCCGAACCAACTACCGATCCTCTTTTGATTTGGCTACCTGGTGGGCCCGGTTGCTCGGCTGTGACTGCCATTGTTAATGGGATAG gACCACTCCGTTTTGTGGAACAAGTCTACGATGAGAGTATGCCCTCGTTCGTACTAAACCCACACGCATGGACCAAG ATAGCAAGTGTAATATTTTTGGATCAACCAATAAACACTGGATTTTCATATGTAACAAATGAAGCTGCATATAAACAAACTGATGTACAAGCATTTGACTATGTCTATGAATTTATAAGAAAG tGGCTAAATGATCATCCAAAATACATTTCAAATCCATTTTACATGTCTGGAAACTCATATGCTGGCAAGATGATACCAGTTGTAGCCCAATTGATATCAAATG GAAATACAGCAGGCAAAGAGGCATTTGTTAATCTTCAG ggGTATTTAATGGGCAGTCCTGGAACATTTCGTCCTCAAGAAGACAATTATCAAGTACTTTTTAGCTATGGCATGGGACTTATATCTGATGAACTTTATAAG TCATTAGAGAAGAATTGTGGAggagaatatacaaatatagatCCCAACAATAAAGGATGTGCAAAtgactttttaattttcaagCAG TTActgaaaaatattaatgtggAACACATATTAGAGCCCTTTTGTACATATGATTATCTTCAAGGCCCATATCAAATGTCTGGTGAAAGAAGATTACTTGATGATAAACTCATCTCATTGCAATGTCAAGACAAGTGTGCT TCTGATTGGCGCAAGCATATGAAGTATTGGGCTAATGACCCGAAAGTTCAAGAAGCCCTTCACATACAAAAG GGAAGCATAGGAAGCTGGGTACAATGTAACAAAATTTCAAGTGTAGGCTCTCCTCCCAACTACACTCTCACGATAGATAATGTTATATCATATCATGCAAATTTAAGCGTTAAAGGTTATCGATCACTTATATACAG TTATACGAGATCTTACTCCAACAAAATGACTTTTGCAACCGTGAAG ggatcAGGACACACAGCTTGTAGATACAAGCCTGAAGAATGTTTTGTTATGTTCAAAAGATGGATAAATCATGATCCTCTATAA
- the LOC101256177 gene encoding anthocyanidin 3-O-glucoside 2'''-O-xylosyltransferase-like, translated as MEIVMFPWLAYGHLIPFMNLSNELAKRGHKISFLLPKTAETRLQKLNLYPNLIKFHKLTIPHVDGLPYGAETTADVHRSLESLLATAFDELYDEIKCFLQNLKPHFVFFDFAYWIPDLALEIGGIKTLFYRVVCPAVSSASLIRSPDKAIFMASTAAELVKPPPGYPSTTVVLRESEAKLLSFVFHEYGNGVTFYERIKKGMTRCDSIAMKTCREIEGNFCNYISTQFEKPVLYTGPVISEPKNEPLEEHGLTNWLEKFEPGSVVFCAFGSQMILEKKQFQELVLGFELTELPFLLVVKTPEGTNSVEEALPEGFKERVQEKGLILDCWVPQLEILRHKSVGCFVTHCGYGSMWESLALCDCQLVLLPRPIDHIFNARLMEKQLKVGIEVEKDENDLFTKENLCKAVKCVMDKDSQIGCVVKENHKKWMELLSSPGFMSNYIDNFIQDLNELLVENS; from the exons atgGAAATAGTGATGTTCCCATGGCTTGCTTATGGGCATTTGATTCCATTTATGAATCTCTCAAATGAACTTGCAAAAAGAGGTCACAAAATCTCATTCTTGTTACCTAAAACTGCAGAAACTAGACTTCAAAAACTCAATCTTTACCCAAATCTCATCAAATTTCATAAACTGACAATACCTCATGTTGATGGCCTTCCATATGGAGCAGAGACTACAGCTGATGTTCATAGATCATTGGAGAGTCTATTAGCAACAGCTTTTGATGAATTGTATGATGAAATCAAATGTTTTCTTCAAAATCTAAAACCccattttgttttctttgattttgCTTATTGGATTCCTGATTTAGCACTAGAAATTGGGGGTATCAAGACTCTGTTTTACAGAGTTGTTTGCCCTGCTGTATCATCTGCATCATTGATTCGATCACCGGATAAGGCTATTTTTATGGCATCAACTGCAGCTGAATTAGTAAAGCCACCACCAG GTTACCCTTCTACTACAGTGGTGTTGCGCGAAAGTGAAGCGAAGTTGTTGTCATTTGTATTTCATGAATATGGAAACGGGGTGACATTTTATGAACGAATAAAGAAGGGAATGACAAGATGTGATTCAATAGCTATGAAAACATGTAGAGAGATTGAAGGAAACTTTTGTAACTACATATCAACACAATTTGAAAAGCCAGTACTTTACACAGGACCTGTTATTTCTGAACCGAAAAATGAGCCTTTAGAAGAACACGGATTAACAAATTGGCTTGAGAAATTCGAGCCAGGATCAGTTGTGTTCTGTGCATTTGGAAGCCAAATGATTCTTGAAAAGAAGCAGTTTCAAGAGCTTGTTTTAGGCTTTGAACTGACGGAATTACCATTTCTTTTAGTCGTTAAGACGCCTGAAGGGACAAATTCAGTAGAAGAAGCCTTACCAGAGGGATTCAAAGAAAGGGTTCAAGAAAAAGGACTGATTCTCGATTGTTGGGTGCCACAATTGGAGATTTTAAGACACAAATCAGTTGGTTGTTTCGTGACTCACTGTGGTTATGGGTCGATGTGGGAGTCATTGGCGTTGTGTGATTGTCAATTGGTACTTTTGCCAAGGCCTATTGATCACATTTTCAATGCTAGGCTGATGGAAAAACAACTTAAGGTTGGTATAGAAGTGGAGAAAGACGAAAACGATTTGTTTACTAAAGAGAATTTGTGCAAGGCTGTGAAATGTGTGATGGATAAAGATAGCCAAATCGGTTGTGTTGTGAAAGAGAATCATAAGAAATGGATGGAACTTCTTTCAAGTCCTGGATTCATGAGTAACTACATCGATAACTTCATTCAAGACTTGAATGAACTTTTAGTTGAAAATAGTTAG
- the LOC101255391 gene encoding UDP-glucuronate:xylan alpha-glucuronosyltransferase 2-like isoform X2, with protein MKAVLEEKIVMNEEKKMVLKREKPSFLNKMGRGMKIGMVNMEGEDVSEWKIYGQITNIKFEKVSNLFEWKDIFPEWIDEEEEMDGPMCPEIPMPNFNNYRDNMDMLVVKLPCKYPQEGWGRDVYRLQVNLVAANLAVKRGNGKKMKLIFLSKCRPMVEMFRCEELKKKEGDWWYYESNMDKLAQKVSLPIGSCMLALPLWGKEINEVYDISKIERSTKVPTREAYATVLHSSETYVCGAITLAQSLLRTGTKRDLILLLDNSISESKRDALIKAGWKLRFIKRIRNPRAEKNTYNEYNYSKFRLWQLTDYDKIIFIDADIIVLRNIDLLFHFPQMTATGNDASIFNSGIMVIEPSNCTFKMFMKRTKEIISYNGGDQGFLNEVFVWWHRLPRRVNFLKNFWSNNSNEVSVKNQLFAADPPKVYSIHYLGLKPWVCYRDYDCNWDIGDQRVYASDIAHETWWKLHDSMDESLQKFCGLTEQRKIELEWNRKLAGKIGFEDEHWRMNVTDPRKFS; from the exons ATGAAAGCAgtattagaagaaaaaatagttaTGAATGAAGAGAAAAAGATGGTATTAAAGCGCGAAAAGCCgagttttttaaataaaatggggaGAGGAATGAAGATAGGAATGGTAAATATGGAAGGTGAAGATGTTAGTGAATggaaaatctatggccaaataacaaacataaaattcgaGAAAGTCTCGAATTTATTTGAATGGAAAGATATTTTTCCAGAATGgatagatgaagaagaagaaatggaTGGACCAATGTGTCCTGAAATACCAATGCCAAATTTTAACAACTATAGAGATAATATGGATATGTTAGTTGTTAAATTACCATGTAAATATCCACAAGAAGGATGGGGAAGAGATGTTTATAGGTTGCAAGTGAATCTTGTGGCTGCAAATTTGGCTGTGAAAAGAGGAAAtggaaagaaaatgaaattgatttttttgagcAAGTGTAGACCTATGGTTGAAATGTTTAGATGTGAGgagttaaagaaaaaagaaggtgATTGGTGGTATTATGAGTCAAATATGGATAAATTGGCTCAAAAAGTTTCACTGCCTATTGGTTCTTGTATGTTGGCTTTGCCTCTATGGGGAAAAG AAATCAACGAAGTGTATGATATATCGAAAATAGAAAGAAGCACAAAGGTACCAACGCGAGAAGCTTATGCCACGGTTCTTCATTCATCAGAAACATATGTTTGTGGTGCAATAACATTAGCTCAGAGTCTTCTTCGAACTGGAACCAAACGGGACCTTATTCTTCTTCTGGATAACAGTATTTCTGAATCTAAACGCGACGCGCTTATAAAAGCAGGGTGGAAGCTCCGGTTCATAAAGAGGATAAGAAACCCTAGAGCTGAGAAAAATACGTATAACGAGTATAATTACAGCAAGTTCAGGTTGTGGCAGCTTACGGATTATGATAAAATCATTTTCATTGATGCTGATATCATCGTTCTTCGTAACATTGACCTCCTTTTCCATTTTCCTCAGATGACCGCTACAG GTAACGATGCATCAATCTTCAATTCCGGAATAATGGTGATCGAGCCATCAAATTGCACCTTCAAAATGTTCATGAAACGTACAAAAGAGATCATTTCATATAATGGAGGTGACCAAGGTTTCCTTAATGAGGTATTTGTATGGTGGCATAGGTTGCCTAGAAGAGTTAATTTCTTAAAGAATTTTTGGTCAAATAATTCGAATGAGGTCAGCGTTAAGAATCAATTATTCGCGGCAGATCCTCCAAAAGTATACTCCATACATTATCTCGGGTTAAAACCTTGGGTGTGTTACAGAGACTACGATTGTAATTGGGACATAGGTGATCAACGTGTTTATGCTAGCGATATCGCGCACGAGACATGGTGGAAATTACATGACTCAATGGATGAGAGTTTACAAAAATTTTGTGGATTGACAGAGCAAAGGAAAATTGAATTAGAATGGAATAGAAAATTGGCTGGAAAAATTGGATTTGAAGATGAACATTGGAGGATGAATGTTACTGATCCTagaaaattttcttga
- the LOC101255688 gene encoding protein TIC 22, chloroplastic, protein MESKPSSGFGPSSSPLLSLSTFVHQHCSRLGAELANRFDEAKRLSSKIAADFMQQPLPAAIGRSCSLPLHSYHLSLPFASVSQRQEKVAKNTGLSSDYVAKTLTGTSVYTVSNSNNEFVLISDPNSAKSIGLLCFRQEDAEAFLAQVRLRKKEVRGGAKVVPLTLDQVYMLKVEGIAFRFLPDPVQIKNAMELKASDVKTGFDGVPVFQSDLLVVKKRNRRYCPIYFRKEDIEKELSSRALRGSSVSQHIMVGTLEDVLKKMEISQRNSGWEDLIFIPPGKSHSQHIQDVTKA, encoded by the exons ATGGAGTCCAAACCCTCAAGCGGATTCGGACCCTCCAGTAGTCCTCTACTGTCTCTCTCCACCTTCGTCCACCAGCACTGCTCCCGACTCGGTGCTGAACTCGCTAACCGATTCGACGAAGCGAAACGGCTGAGTTCTAAAATCGCCGCCGATTTTATGCAGCAGCCGCTGCCAGCGGCGATAGGGAGGAGTTGTTCGTTGCCGTTGCATTCTTATCATCTATCTCTTCCGTTCGCTTCGGTGTCGCAGCGTCAAGAGAAGGTCGCTAAAAATACCGGTTTGAGCTCGGATTATGTTGCTAAGACATTAACTGGAACTTCTGTATACACAGTTAGCAATTCTAACAATGAATTCGTGCTCATTTCGGACCCGAATAGTGCGAAGTCAATCGGATTATTGTGCTTCCGTCAAGAGGACGCCGAGGCATTTCTTGCTCAG GTACGGTTGCGGAAGAAGGAAGTGAGAGGTGGAGCTAAGGTAGTTCCGTTGACACTTGATCAG GTTTACATGTTGAAGGTTGAAGGAATCGCATTTCGTTTTTTGCCAGATCCTGTTCAAATTAAGAATGCAATGGAG TTAAAAGCTTCTGATGTAAAGACTGGATTTGATGGAGTCCCTGTTTTCCAG TCAGATCTCCTAGTTGTGAAAAAGAGAAACAGACGATACTGTCCAATATACTTTCGAAAG GAGGATATAGAAAAGGAGTTATCATCAAGGGCATTGAGAGGATCTAGTGTCTCTCAGCACATTATG GTAGGGACTTTGGAAGATGTCCTGAAAAAAATGGAG ATAAGTCAGAGAAATTCTGGCTGGGAGGACCTCATCTTTATTCCCCCTGGTAAAAGTCATTCACAGCACATTCAAGATGTTACTAAAGCATAA
- the LOC101255391 gene encoding UDP-glucuronate:xylan alpha-glucuronosyltransferase 2-like isoform X1 → MIMKSLPSKALIIKINLVFLACFLIGYAAILLKPSTYVYHEYATSLVRCSLRECHHKGEGGIKMKAVLEEKIVMNEEKKMVLKREKPSFLNKMGRGMKIGMVNMEGEDVSEWKIYGQITNIKFEKVSNLFEWKDIFPEWIDEEEEMDGPMCPEIPMPNFNNYRDNMDMLVVKLPCKYPQEGWGRDVYRLQVNLVAANLAVKRGNGKKMKLIFLSKCRPMVEMFRCEELKKKEGDWWYYESNMDKLAQKVSLPIGSCMLALPLWGKEINEVYDISKIERSTKVPTREAYATVLHSSETYVCGAITLAQSLLRTGTKRDLILLLDNSISESKRDALIKAGWKLRFIKRIRNPRAEKNTYNEYNYSKFRLWQLTDYDKIIFIDADIIVLRNIDLLFHFPQMTATGNDASIFNSGIMVIEPSNCTFKMFMKRTKEIISYNGGDQGFLNEVFVWWHRLPRRVNFLKNFWSNNSNEVSVKNQLFAADPPKVYSIHYLGLKPWVCYRDYDCNWDIGDQRVYASDIAHETWWKLHDSMDESLQKFCGLTEQRKIELEWNRKLAGKIGFEDEHWRMNVTDPRKFS, encoded by the exons atgattatGAAGTCCCTTCCTTCTAAAGCATTGATCATAAAAATCAACTTAGTTTTTTTGGCTTGTTTCTTGATTGGTTATGCTGCTATTCTTCTAAAGCCATCAACTTATGTTTATCATGAGTATGCAACATCTCTTGTTAGATGTTCATTGAGAGAATGTCATCATAAG GGAGAAGGAGGGATAAAGATGAAAGCAgtattagaagaaaaaatagttaTGAATGAAGAGAAAAAGATGGTATTAAAGCGCGAAAAGCCgagttttttaaataaaatggggaGAGGAATGAAGATAGGAATGGTAAATATGGAAGGTGAAGATGTTAGTGAATggaaaatctatggccaaataacaaacataaaattcgaGAAAGTCTCGAATTTATTTGAATGGAAAGATATTTTTCCAGAATGgatagatgaagaagaagaaatggaTGGACCAATGTGTCCTGAAATACCAATGCCAAATTTTAACAACTATAGAGATAATATGGATATGTTAGTTGTTAAATTACCATGTAAATATCCACAAGAAGGATGGGGAAGAGATGTTTATAGGTTGCAAGTGAATCTTGTGGCTGCAAATTTGGCTGTGAAAAGAGGAAAtggaaagaaaatgaaattgatttttttgagcAAGTGTAGACCTATGGTTGAAATGTTTAGATGTGAGgagttaaagaaaaaagaaggtgATTGGTGGTATTATGAGTCAAATATGGATAAATTGGCTCAAAAAGTTTCACTGCCTATTGGTTCTTGTATGTTGGCTTTGCCTCTATGGGGAAAAG AAATCAACGAAGTGTATGATATATCGAAAATAGAAAGAAGCACAAAGGTACCAACGCGAGAAGCTTATGCCACGGTTCTTCATTCATCAGAAACATATGTTTGTGGTGCAATAACATTAGCTCAGAGTCTTCTTCGAACTGGAACCAAACGGGACCTTATTCTTCTTCTGGATAACAGTATTTCTGAATCTAAACGCGACGCGCTTATAAAAGCAGGGTGGAAGCTCCGGTTCATAAAGAGGATAAGAAACCCTAGAGCTGAGAAAAATACGTATAACGAGTATAATTACAGCAAGTTCAGGTTGTGGCAGCTTACGGATTATGATAAAATCATTTTCATTGATGCTGATATCATCGTTCTTCGTAACATTGACCTCCTTTTCCATTTTCCTCAGATGACCGCTACAG GTAACGATGCATCAATCTTCAATTCCGGAATAATGGTGATCGAGCCATCAAATTGCACCTTCAAAATGTTCATGAAACGTACAAAAGAGATCATTTCATATAATGGAGGTGACCAAGGTTTCCTTAATGAGGTATTTGTATGGTGGCATAGGTTGCCTAGAAGAGTTAATTTCTTAAAGAATTTTTGGTCAAATAATTCGAATGAGGTCAGCGTTAAGAATCAATTATTCGCGGCAGATCCTCCAAAAGTATACTCCATACATTATCTCGGGTTAAAACCTTGGGTGTGTTACAGAGACTACGATTGTAATTGGGACATAGGTGATCAACGTGTTTATGCTAGCGATATCGCGCACGAGACATGGTGGAAATTACATGACTCAATGGATGAGAGTTTACAAAAATTTTGTGGATTGACAGAGCAAAGGAAAATTGAATTAGAATGGAATAGAAAATTGGCTGGAAAAATTGGATTTGAAGATGAACATTGGAGGATGAATGTTACTGATCCTagaaaattttcttga
- the LOC101260637 gene encoding UDP-glucuronate:xylan alpha-glucuronosyltransferase 2, translating into MKSLPSKALIIKINLVFLVCFLIAYAALLHWQLSSLYHEYSKSTIRCTSCECHHKVEEEPIFMNGTNAILKKMVKHKKPSFVKEIMGRGMKIGMVNMEDEDVSEWRIHGQIIKVQFKKVSELLEWDDLFPGQIDEELEEMDRRQTCPEIPMPHFYGYNNMDIIVVKLPCNYPQEGWKRDVFRLQVHLVAANLAVNRKKGKNGKMKLIFLSKCMPMMEIFRCNELKKREGDWWYYEPNMAKLAQKVSLPIGSCKLALTLREKGMKKAYDISNVQSREAYATVLHSSGKYVCGAITLAQSLLRTGTRRDLVLLLDDTIPQPKRDALVKAGWKLRLIQRIRNPRADKNSYNKYNYSKFRLWQLIDYEKVVFIDADIIVLRNIDILFKFPQLSATGNDGSIFNSGVMVIEPSNCTFNMLMQHTKDIISYNGGDQGFLNEIFVWWHRLPRRVNFFKNFENLNEVSAKNRLFEADPSQLYAVHYLGLKPWLCYRDYDCNWDVSYLRVYASDIAHRTWWKIHDTMDENLQKFCGLSKQRKIELYFSRKEAEEMGLKDEHWRINVTDPRRLT; encoded by the exons ATGAAGTCCTTGCCCTCAAAGGCTTTGATTATTAAAATCAACTTAGTTTTCTTGGTTTGTTTCTTAATTGCTTATGCTGCCCTTCTTCACTGGCAATTATCTTCTCTTTATCATGAATATTCAAAATCTACTATTAGATGCACATCATGTGAATGTCATCACAAG GTGGAAGAAGAACCAATTTTTATGAATGGAACAAATGCAATATTGAAGAAAATGGTGAAACACAAGAAGCCAAGTTTTGTGAAAGAAATAATGGGGAGAGGAATGAAGATAGGAATGGTAAATATGGAAGATGAAGATGTTAGTGAATGGAGAATCCATGGACAAATAATTAAAGTACAATTCAAGAAGGTCTCAGAGTTATTGGAATGGGATGATTTGTTTCCAG GACAGATAGATGAAGAATTAGAAGAGATGGATAGAAGACAAACATGTCCAGAGATACCAATGCCACATTTCTATGGTTATAATAACATGGACATCATAGTAGTGAAATTACCTTGCAATTATCCACAAGAAGGATGGAAAAGGGATGTTTTTAGGTTACAAGTACATCTTGTGGCTGCAAATTTGGCTGTGAATagaaaaaagggtaaaaatgggaagatgaaattgattttcttgagtAAATGTATGCCAATGATGGAGATATTCAGATGTAATGAATTAAAGAAAAGGGAAGGAGATTGGTGGTATTATGAGCCAAATATGGCTAAATTGGCTCAAAAAGTTTCACTTCCAATTGGTTCTTGCAAGTTGGCTTTGACCCTAAGGGAAAAAG GAATGAAAAAGGCGTATGACATTTCTAACGTACAAAGCAGAGAAGCCTACGCCACGGTTCTTCATTCCTCAGGAAAATATGTTTGTGGTGCAATAACACTAGCTCAGAGTCTTCTTCGAACTGGAACCAGAAGGGACCTTGTTCTTCTTCTAGATGACACTATCCCTCAACCCAAACGCGACGCGCTCGTAAAAGCAGGGTGGAAACTTCGATTGATACAGAGGATAAGAAATCCTAGAGCTGATAAAAACTCTTACAATAAGTACAATTACAGCAAATTCAGGTTATGGCAACTTATTGATTATGAAAAAGTTGTCTTTATTGATGCAGACATCATTGTTCTACGTAACATTGACATTCTTTTCAAATTTCCTCAATTGTCAGCCACAG GTAATGATGGATCAATATTCAATTCAGGAGTAATGGTGATAGAGCCATCAAATTGCACATTCAATATGTTAATGCAACATACAAAAGACATCATTTCATATAATGGAGGTGACCAAGGTTttctaaatgaaatatttgtatgGTGGCATAGGTTACCAAGACGAGTTAACTTTTTTAAGAATTTCGAAAATTTAAATGAGGTCAGTGCTAAGAACCGACTATTTGAAGCAGATCCTTCGCAACTCTATGCAGTACATTATCTCGGGTTAAAGCCTTGGTTGTGTTACAGAGACTATGATTGTAATTGGGATGTTAGTTATTTACGTGTTTATGCTAGCGATATCGCACATAGGACATGGTGGAAAATTCATGATACTATGGATGAGAATTTGCAAAAATTTTGTGGATTGTCAAAGCAGAggaaaattgaattatattttagtagAAAAGAGGCAGAAGAAATGGGATTAAAAGATGAACATTGGAGGATTAATGTTACTGATCCTAGAAGATTAACTTAA